A stretch of the Chanos chanos chromosome 1, fChaCha1.1, whole genome shotgun sequence genome encodes the following:
- the LOC115822387 gene encoding G-protein coupled receptor family C group 6 member A-like — MIYAIEEINNSSLLPNVKLGYEIYDTCLDVSFALRSTLKLMEKTDDKLIGCADEKDNITSTKNIKAVIGEWLSEVSVAVARLLALNLTPQISYGATSQILSRKEKFPSFLRTTPSDLIQARAITELVKSMNWKAVGIFGSEDEYGKYGSEQLNDNFRNDDVCVEFKVVLPADFEKNNAALNTVLDKIQNSYTEAIVIFTHEHNVRRIFEGAIERGIRKTWIASDAWSTSKNISKMPNIQKVGRVIGVIIQRNKVPGFDDYLVHLASKKNFHSTFLYEYLSNYSMCVGLSSQNPNGCLSSGSVKNCVDAQCLQNMYKQDESYEPHSIYLAVKVIAQALKNLLKCNNETCENTNTFQAWELWSNLQLLEEIKQVNLSVTNDSYLTFNKNGDPTVGYEIFDWEINEKGVNLVVFGTYESDRIHLNKIDNETDDMVTPPGNCSKSCSPGYELKSNIGTCCKTCKRCEEGQYSDGTMECKSCSDHEYSNDNKTGCVTKTNKYLEWNDPFSIILVSFGSVGIVLTLMVLVLFAVYRTTPIVKATGKYICFVALLALLGCFCSVMLFPGLPSNVSCMAGLPLFAISFTICVSCVLANLLQIFAGFAFKLNFGNWIKRLNKPAAVVMACSSVQIVLCILWLTLYPPQQHENNGHEREILIECDVVSVGFFIGTLAYIAFLAALSFLFAFKGKQLPDLYKNASFITISMLIYLVVWMIFIPVYVNMSGEYKRAIEATAILITSYSLLACYFGPKCYIILWKSQLNEESAIIEYVRQHYNNKRVSTVTS; from the exons ATGATCTATGCAATTGAGGAGATCAATAATTCTTCACTCCTACCAAATGTGAAACTTGGATACGAAATCTATGACACTTGCCTTGATGTATCCTTTGCTTTGAGAAGTACACTGAAACTAATGGAGAAAACTGATGACAAACTGATAGGCTGTGCTGATGAAAAAGACAATATCACGTCCACAAAGAACATTAAGGCAGTGATCGGAGAGTGGTTGTCTGAGGTCTCAGTCGCTGTGGCACGTCTTCTAGCTCTAAATCTAACTCCACAG ATAAGCTATGGGGCCACAAGTCAGATCCTGAGCAGGAAGGAAAAGTTCCCATCGTTCTTACGCACTACTCCGAGTGACCTGATTCAGGCCAGAGCCATTACAGAGTTGGTGAAAAGTATGAACTGGAAAGCTGTTGGCATCTTTGGTAGTGAAGATGAGTACGGGAAATACGGTTCAGAACAACTTAATGATAACTTCAGAAATGATGATGTCTGTGTGGAATTTAAAGTAGTTTTACCAGCAGACTTTGAAAAGAATAACGCAGCACTCAATACTGTTTTGGACAAGATTCAAAATTCTTACACAGAAGCCATTGTGATTTTCACTCATGAGCACAATGTGAGGAGAATCTTTGAAGGAGCCATTGAACGAGGGATCCGTAAGACATGGATAGCGAGTGATGCTTGGTCCACATCAAAGAATATAAGTAAAATGCCCAATATTCAAAAAGTTGGAAGAGTCATTGGTGTGATTATTCAAAGAAACAAAGTTCCAGGATTTGATGATTACCTCGTCCACCTCGCCTCCAAAAAGAATTTTCATAGCACCTTTTTATACGAGTACTTATCTAACTACAGCATGTGTGTTGGATTAAGCTCTCAAAATCCAAATGGCTGTTTGTCTTCTGGCTCAGTGAAGAACTGTGTTGACGCTCAATGCTTGCAGAACATGTACAAACAGGATGAATCTTATGAGCCACACAGCATCTATCTTGCTGTAAAAGTAATAGCTCAAGCTTTGAAAAACTTGCTCAAGTGCAACAACGAGACATGTGAAAACACCAACACCTTTCAAGCCTGGGAG ttgtggtCGAACCTACAGCTACTGGAGGAGATTAAGCAAGTCAATTTATCTGTGACCAACGACAGTTACCTAACTTTCAACAAGAATGGAGACCCAACTGTTGGATATGAAATTTTTGACTGGGAAATTAATGAAAAGGGGGTCAATTTGGTGGTATTTGGAACCTATGAAAGTGATCGAATCCATCTTAACAAAATCGACAATGAAACCGATGATATG GTAACTCCTCCAGGTAACTGTTCTAAATCTTGCAGTCCAGGATACGAACTGAAATCAAACATTGGCACTTGCTGCAAGACATGCAAACGCTGTGAAGAGGGACAGTACTCAGATGGAA CAATGGAGTGTAAAAGTTGCAGTGACCATGAGTATTCCAACGATAACAAGACGGGGTGTGTGACCAAAACCAATAAATATCTGGAATGGAACGATCCCTTCTCGATCATCTTGGTTTCATTTGGATCCGTCGGGATAGTCCTCACTTTGAtggttcttgttttgtttgccgTGTACAGGACCACACCAATTGTGAAAGCCACAGGGAAATATATTTGCTTTGTCGCGCTGCTTGCTCTCTTGGGGTGTTTTTGTAGCGTTATGCTTTTTCCAGGCCTACCCTCCAATGTGTCCTGTATGGCTGGGTTGCCGCTCTTTGCTATATCTTTCACGATCTGTGTATCCTGTGTTCTGGCCAACCTGCTTCAGATCTTTGCTGGTTTTGCCTTCAAACTGAATTTTGGGAACTGGATTAAGCGTCTCAACAAACCCGCTGCGGTGGTAATGGCTTGCTCGAGTGTGCAGATAGTCTTGTGCATACTGTGGCTAACGCTTTACCCCCCTCAACAGCATGAAAACAATGGACATGAACGTGAAATCCTGATCGAATGTGACGTAGTGTCTGTCGGTTTCTTTATAGGCACTTTAGCGTACATTGCCTTTCTTgccgctctctcttttctttttgcattcaAGGGAAAACAGTTACCCGATCTTTATAAAAACGCCAGCTTTATCACTATTAGCATGCTCATCTACCTGGTGGTATGGATGATTTTCATACCGGTTTATGTAAATATGTCTGGCGAGTATAAAAGAGCAATTGAGGCAACAGCCATTTTAATAACTAGTTACAGTCTCCTCGCTTGTTACTTTGGGCCTAAATGTTACATCATTCTGTGGAAAAGTCAGCTGAATGAGGAGAGTGCTATTATAGAATACGTCCGTcaacattataataataaaagagTGAGCACTGTGACGTCTTAA